From the genome of Nicotiana sylvestris chromosome 2, ASM39365v2, whole genome shotgun sequence, one region includes:
- the LOC104239752 gene encoding phosphoserine aminotransferase 2, chloroplastic-like, producing the protein MAMSAATSRSFLLNNPTTHQNHPTLKSTTHLATFPTTHVHPTTTLTSTYKSISITCSAAATTTTPLQTASSSTSSDRVFNFAAGPATLPENVLQKAQADLVNWRGCGMSVMEMSHRGKEFLSIIQKAESDLKTLLNIPENYAVLFLQGGATTQFAALPLNLCSPDDAVDYVVTGSWGDKAYKEAVKYCKPNVIWSGKSEKYTKIPAFDSLLQTPGAKYLHICANETIHGVEFKDYPKPINENTILVADMSSNFCSKPVDVSKFGVIYAGAQKNVGPSGVTIVIIRKDLIGNAQESTPVMLDYKIHAENNSLYNTPPCYGIYMCGLVFEDLLAQGGLVEVEKKNKKKAEILYNAIDSSNGFFRCPVEKSVRSLMNVPFTLAKPELEAEFVKAAAAEKMVQLKGHRSVGGMRASIYNAMPLAGVEKLVAFMKDFQAKHA; encoded by the coding sequence ATGGCTATGTCAGCTGCCACCTCCCGATCTTTCCTCCTCAACAACCCCACCACCCACCAGAACCACCCAACCCTCAAATCCACCACCCATCTCGCCACCTTCCCCACCACCCATGTCCACCCTACCACCACCCTCACCTCTACCTATAAATCTATTTCCATCACCTGCTCAGCCGCCGCCACCACAACTACCCCCCTCCAAACAGCCTCATCCTCCACCTCCTCAGATCGGGTCTTCAACTTCGCTGCGGGCCCCGCCACTTTACCAGAAAACGTCCTCCAAAAAGCCCAAGCCGACCTCGTCAACTGGCGCGGCTGTGGCATGTCTGTCATGGAAATGAGCCACCGTGGTAAAGAATTCCTCTCCATTATCCAAAAAGCCGAATCAGATCTCAAAACCCTCCTTAATATCCCCGAAAACTACGCCGTTCTCTTCCTCCAAGGCGGCGCCACCACCCAATTCGCCGCCCTTCCCCTCAACCTCTGCTCACCGGACGACGCCGTCGATTACGTCGTCACCGGTTCGTGGGGTGACAAGGCATACAAGGAGGCAGTTAAATACTGCAAGCCTAACGTCATTTGGAGTGGTAAATCTGAAAAATACACCAAGATCCCGGCTTTCGATTCTCTACTACAAACCCCAGGTGCCAAGTATTTGCATATATGCGCCAATGAAACTATTCACGGAGTTGAATTCAAGGATTATCCTAAACCCATTAATGAAAATACCATTCTTGTTGCTGACATGTCATCCAATTTCTGCTCAAAGCCAGTTGATGTTAGCAAATTTGGTGTTATTTACGCTGGTGCCCAGAAAAATGTTGGTCCATCTGGAGTTACAATTGTTATAATAAGGAAAGATTTGATTGGAAATGCACAGGAAAGTACCCCTGTGATGTTGGATTACAAGATCCATGCTGAGAACAATTCATTGTATAATACACCCCCTTGTTATGGGATTTACATGTGTGGGCTTGTATTTGAAGATCTGTTAGCTCAAGGTGGATTGGTGGAAGTtgagaagaagaacaagaaaaaggCTGAGATTTTATACAATGCTATTGATTCAAGCAATGGGTTTTTTAGGTGCCCGGTTGAGAAATCAGTGAGGTCATTGATGAATGTGCCATTTACATTGGCTAAACCAGAATTGGAGGCTGAGTTTGTGAAGGCAGCAGCTGCTGAGAAGATGGTGCAGCTGAAAGGGCATAGGTCTGTTGGAGGAATGAGGGCATCAATATACAATGCTATGCCTTTGGCTGGTGTTGAAAAGTTGGTTGCTTTCATGAAGGATTTCCAAGCTAAGCATGCTTGA
- the LOC104239738 gene encoding protein GRIP, protein MVKQFKPSFFEAKAETMEGDINSGAADNHSEDASKTEKQINNFNIESNHVKENGIHDGYQQTGDSHDDLVQMLVELNFQNEYLKSQIVGWQNINLYSGESGQQVRAVGHENGASDNSVDLNEKIESLERELLEEKQTRGAAEEALKHVQTLYLEADTKVQELSAKVAEVQHKMDQEIKERDERYSELDSKFNRLHKRAKQRIQEVQKEKDDLEAQFRDVNEKSECAASQLSALQQELERSRQHAQEALKAMDMERQQLRSTNNKLRDNIEELRRSLAPKEIALEASQQALSEKEQKLEEMGVLLQAADEKRQASLDDLSSKHQKQRESLEAQITEALAERSKATETISSLRALIAEKESKIAEMDAASSGEAARLRAAVETLKGDIIHLKSEHEKEKDSWETTCHSLRTKLEIAESNCIRAEIEVAKFRSQLESELSAQSRVLNAKEAELMATKEEINRIQSEFSSYKARAHALLQRKDAELAAARDNEQLKALEEALKEAEKEVMSVSSERDKALEDLKDTLANHEKELSDRDEALRATEQQIRSMEMKLNSAFSAHQKEKEAWEINLHNVEETWRLRCDAFKAESVVTSSDDVQKELEDLKLSCKKLKEELDSFRDLADKMIEEKDNEISRLLDDNENLRHKLQSKSFADHYGNSNAVYDKQDAPNSTTSAAEQQILVLARQQAQREEELSQSQRHILALQEEIEELERENRLHNQQVAKLKEELRNMDRSQKREGVDMTYLKNVILKLLETGEVEALLPVVAMLLQFSPEEMRKCQQAYRSSIEAQASPAKDTSGSGTSLFSRFSFS, encoded by the exons ATGGTGAAACAATTTAAGCCCTCCTTCTTTGAGGCAAAAGCCGAAACGATGGAGGGAGATATTAATAGTGGGGCTGCAGATAATCACTCAGAAGATGCTAGCAAAACAGAGAAACAGATCAATAACTTCAATATTGAGAGTAATCATGTAAAGGAGAACGGAATTCATGATGGTTATCAACAGACAGGTGATAGCCATGATGATCTTGTGCAAATGCTCGTTGAACTCAATTTCCAGAATGAATATCTGAAATCTCAGATTGTGGGGTGGCAAAACATCAACCTGTATTCTGGTGAATCTGGCCAACAAGTGAGAGCAGTTGGGCATGAAAATGGGGCAAGTGATAATTCAGTTGATCTTAATGAGAAGATAGAATCCTTGGAGAGGGAACTTTTGGAGGAAAAGCAAACACGAGGTGCGGCTGAGGAAGCACTAAAGCATGTTCAGACTCTATACTTGGAAGCAGACACAAAGGTCCAAGAGCTGTCTGCCAAAGTTGCTGAAG TGCAACATAAGATGGATCAAGAAATAAAAGAACGTGACGAAAGGTACTCAGAGCTAGACTCAAAGTTCAACAGACTTCACAAACGAGCAAAGCAGCGCATTCAAGAGGTGCAGAAG GAAAAAGATGATCTTGAGGCCCAGTTTCGTGATGTCAATGAGAAATCCGAGTGTGCGGCTTCTCAACTGTCTGCATTGCAGCAAGAACTGGAACGCAGTCGGCAACACGCTCAGGAGGCACTGAAAGCAATGGATATGGAGAGACAACAGTTACGAAGTACTAACAACAA GCTCAGAGACAACATTGAAGAGCTGCGCCGTTCTTTGGCACCAAAAGAAATTGCTCTGGAGGCATCACAACAGGCGCTTTCAGAGAAAGAGCAG AAATTAGAAGAGATGGGAGTATTGCTGCAGGCAGCAGATGAGAAGAGGCAAGCTTCACTTGATGACCTCTCTTCAAAGCACCAGAAG CAAAGAGAGAGTCTGGAAGCCCAAATTACTGAGGCATTGGCTGAAAGAAGCAAAGCAACTGAAACAATTTCATCCCTACGG GCTCTGATTGCGGAGAAGGAGTCTAAGATTGCAGAGATGGATGCAGCTTCCAGTGGCGAAGCAGCAAGACTTAGAGCTGCTGTTGAAACTCTAAAAGGAGACATTATTCATCTGAAAAGTGAACAC GAGAAAGAAAAAGATAGTTGGGAAACCACCTGCCATTCACTCAGAACAAAGCTGGAGATTGCTGAGAGTAACTGCATCCGTGCCGAGATTGAAGTAGCCAAATTTAGAA GTCAGCTGGAGTCAGAATTATCAGCTCAGTCTCGGGTGTTAAACGCAAAAGAGGCTGAATTAATGGCGACCAAAGAAGAG ATCAATCGCATTCAAAGTGAATTTTCGTCTTACAAGGCTCGTGCTCACGCACTTCTTCAGCGAAAGGATGCAGAATTGGCTGCTGCTAGGGACAACGAACAACTTAAAGCACTTGAGGAAGCATTGAAG GAGGCTGAGAAAGAGGTAATGTCAGTCTCTTCTGAAAGGGATAAAGCCCTTGAAGATCTAAAGGACACTTTAGCTAATCATGAGAAGGAACTTTCAGACAG AGATGAAGCTCTTCGTGCTACAGAGCAACAGATCAGAAGCATGGAAATGAAGCTCAATTCTGCTTTTTCTGCCCACCAAAAAGAGAAGGAAGCATGGGAAATAAACCTTCACAATGTGGAAGAAACATGGCGAT TGAGATGTGATGCATTTAAAGCGGAGAGTGTGGTTACCTCCAGTGATGATGTTCAAAAAGAACTAGAGGACCTCAAACTAAGCTGTAAAAAACTGAAG GAAGAGCTTGATTCTTTCCGTGACCTTGCTGATAAGATGATTGAGGAGAAGGACAATGAGATCTCTAGACTTCTAGATGATAACGAGAACCTTCGCCACAAACTTCAGTCCAAATCCTTT GCCGATCATTATGGCAATTCCAATGCAG TGTATGACAAGCAGGATGCTCCAAATTCGACTACCTCAGCTGCTGAACAACAGATTCTA GTTTTGGCAAGGCAGCAAGCGCAAAGAGAAGAAGAGCTTTCTCAGTCACAACGTCACATTCTCGCACTTCAA GAGGAGATAGAAGAGCTCGAGCGTGAAAATCGTCTCCACAACCAGCAG GTAGCTAAGTTGAAAGAAGAGCTAAGAAACATGGATAGATCACAGAAGAGGGAAGGGGTAGATATGACGTATCTTAAGAATGTCATTTTAAAACTTCTCGAGACAG GTGAAGTAGAGGCTCTGTTACCTGTGGTTGCAATGCTTCTCCAGTTCAGTCCTGAGGAG ATGCGGAAGTGCCAACAAGCATATCGCTCCTCTATAGAAGCTCAAGCCAGCCCTGCAAAAGATACTTCAGGATCTGGGACTTCACTGTTTTCTAGATTCTCATTCTCTTAA